A genomic window from Pseudomonadota bacterium includes:
- a CDS encoding ATP-binding cassette domain-containing protein gives MLECKNINYKYPGTQYPVFIDLNCKIEESGFHSLFGLSGVGKSTLARMIAGQLSGFEGKIKYNGAKKIFYSYNLERLPGWSSIGEHILKITPEKNKGKIDEIIESFGLSAFMESGFSRLSLGQRNRINLARYLLQDFDCLIMDESLANVDEATREQIIFKIKDMYPTKTFIYISHSVAEVSMFCKNIIVLRSFKKSPQAATISGQDNTKGKSIDRKELEKTMLEIVSAS, from the coding sequence ATGCTTGAATGTAAAAACATAAATTATAAATATCCCGGTACGCAATATCCGGTTTTTATTGATTTGAATTGCAAAATCGAAGAATCGGGATTTCATTCATTATTCGGACTGTCCGGAGTCGGCAAATCAACTCTTGCGCGGATGATTGCAGGCCAGTTAAGCGGATTTGAAGGTAAAATTAAATATAATGGGGCAAAAAAAATATTTTATTCCTATAATCTTGAAAGACTTCCCGGATGGTCAAGCATTGGTGAGCATATTTTAAAAATAACGCCGGAAAAAAATAAAGGCAAAATCGATGAAATTATTGAGTCCTTCGGTCTTTCGGCTTTTATGGAATCCGGGTTTTCACGCCTTTCTCTCGGCCAGCGCAATAGAATAAACCTTGCAAGATATCTATTGCAGGATTTTGACTGTTTAATAATGGATGAAAGTCTTGCCAATGTGGATGAAGCAACACGCGAGCAGATCATTTTTAAAATAAAGGATATGTATCCTACAAAAACCTTTATTTACATTTCTCACAGCGTTGCCGAAGTTTCCATGTTTTGCAAAAACATTATAGTGTTAAGAAGTTTTAAGAAAAGCCCCCAGGCAGCTACCATTTCAGGTCAGGATAATACTAAGGGAAAATCTATTGACAGAAAAGAACTTGAAAAAACAATGCTGGAGATTGTAAGTGCTTCATAA
- a CDS encoding ABC transporter permease subunit translates to MLHKRLYQFILVYILGLAFLFLIKVVLNLSDYVIPSPVEIYETAHKVFLRYIPDVLNTLSVAIIGHVLSIIMATIVGIISRLSNWTGSFIKTAAFNIQAYPIVAVAPIIFILLGDGLSSRLLIAAMICYFPLLLSFIGVLAEPVTDIEHFYVHSGKMRWQLETKIRAFENMNKLITVISGSATLAMVGTIVAEFIGASSGIGYSIRIALYQSDLSKILIALFLIGIFTSLYLAFLEWLGNILVRSWGAYGNHSGSQFKVGER, encoded by the coding sequence GTGCTTCATAAACGCTTATATCAGTTTATACTTGTTTATATTTTAGGGCTCGCTTTTTTATTTCTTATAAAAGTAGTTTTGAATCTTTCCGATTATGTTATTCCCAGCCCTGTAGAGATTTATGAGACAGCACACAAAGTTTTTTTAAGATATATTCCGGATGTATTAAATACTTTATCTGTAGCTATAATCGGGCATGTGCTTTCTATTATTATGGCAACCATAGTTGGAATAATAAGCAGATTATCTAACTGGACAGGGTCATTTATTAAAACCGCAGCTTTTAATATTCAGGCATATCCAATTGTTGCTGTTGCCCCGATAATTTTTATTCTGCTGGGTGACGGACTTTCTTCAAGGCTTTTGATTGCAGCCATGATATGCTATTTCCCTTTGCTTCTATCATTTATAGGAGTACTTGCCGAACCGGTTACAGACATAGAACACTTTTATGTGCATTCCGGCAAAATGAGATGGCAGCTTGAGACAAAGATAAGAGCTTTTGAAAACATGAACAAGCTTATAACAGTAATTTCCGGAAGTGCAACCCTTGCAATGGTCGGAACCATAGTTGCCGAGTTTATCGGAGCAAGTTCAGGAATAGGCTACAGTATTCGTATAGCTTTATACCAGAGTGATCTTTCCAAAATTCTGATTGCGCTTTTTCTGATAGGAATATTCACCTCGCTTTATCTGGCTTTTTTAGAATGGCTTGGCAACATACTGGTAAGAAGCTGGGGGGCATATGGTAACCACTCAGGTTCACAGTTCAAGGTTGGAGAGCGATGA
- a CDS encoding four helix bundle protein, protein MKIDHFEDIEAWQLARELTRKVYRLTKKPGFATDYGLKKQIQDAVVRGLTISKNMMISRQSTVNREPNNLSRYKI, encoded by the coding sequence ATGAAAATTGATCATTTTGAAGACATTGAAGCTTGGCAACTGGCACGTGAATTGACTCGTAAAGTGTATCGACTGACAAAGAAACCTGGATTTGCTACGGACTATGGGCTGAAGAAGCAGATACAAGATGCTGTAGTTCGTGGATTAACTATCTCAAAAAATATGATGATCTCAAGGCAATCAACTGTGAACCGTGAACCTAACAACCTGAGTCGTTACAAAATATGA
- a CDS encoding ABC transporter substrate-binding protein, which produces MKNNLRIIVLLVTLITIFMPSGCTEKNKDMTKVAYRLKWLFNTSVAGDIYADAHGFFAKEGLEVEVKEGGPERDAIKELEIGHAQFGVASADQVIRAVSKGSPIVVLAQLFQLNPLQWIYRSGENRIDKIEDIKGKTIGITFGGNDETIMKALLSKHDIREEEVNLFSVRYDYTPFYERRVALWPVYRNAEGIIVADKLLKAKEPVSFFNPDDYGIHFVANSVITTENMLKQRPETVKAFLSALTKAWNEALDPANSDKTIDTIHKFDRDTSSDIMRQQLDITRQLMKPNEKTVFGEIDVDAWKETEKIMLEQKLIAVPVNIETRLKK; this is translated from the coding sequence ATGAAGAATAATTTACGAATTATTGTTTTATTGGTGACGCTTATTACAATTTTCATGCCTTCGGGTTGCACCGAAAAAAACAAGGATATGACAAAAGTCGCTTACAGGCTTAAATGGCTCTTTAACACAAGTGTTGCCGGAGATATTTATGCCGATGCTCACGGTTTTTTTGCTAAAGAAGGTCTTGAAGTTGAAGTAAAAGAAGGCGGGCCGGAACGGGATGCAATAAAAGAACTTGAAATAGGCCATGCCCAGTTTGGTGTTGCTTCTGCGGATCAGGTTATAAGAGCTGTTTCAAAAGGATCTCCAATCGTTGTGCTTGCGCAGCTATTTCAGCTAAATCCGCTTCAATGGATATACCGGTCGGGTGAAAATAGGATTGACAAAATAGAAGATATAAAGGGCAAAACAATAGGAATTACTTTTGGCGGAAATGATGAAACAATTATGAAAGCTCTTTTGTCAAAACATGACATAAGAGAAGAAGAAGTAAATTTATTCAGTGTAAGGTATGACTACACACCTTTTTATGAACGAAGGGTTGCGCTTTGGCCTGTTTACAGAAATGCGGAAGGAATTATTGTTGCGGATAAACTTTTAAAAGCAAAAGAACCGGTTTCATTTTTTAATCCTGATGATTACGGAATTCATTTTGTCGCAAATTCTGTAATAACAACGGAAAATATGCTAAAACAGCGCCCTGAAACGGTTAAGGCATTTCTTTCGGCTTTAACAAAAGCCTGGAATGAAGCTTTAGATCCTGCAAATTCAGACAAAACTATAGATACTATTCATAAATTTGACAGGGATACATCTTCTGATATTATGCGTCAGCAGCTTGATATAACAAGACAATTAATGAAACCTAACGAGAAAACAGTATTCGGCGAAATAGATGTAGATGCATGGAAAGAGACCGAGAAAATTATGCTTGAACAAAAGCTTATTGCGGTGCCTGTTAATATTGAAACAAGACTAAAAAAATAA
- a CDS encoding lipopolysaccharide kinase InaA family protein, whose translation MKAKNFFIHGEYANHYQDEAMILANRSLPAGWQWVTSSKNSVVAEKTGDEKVFYKEFLQRNNFEEIKAFLNGSRSKRARKQSDILVSAGLPTPKILCWGKNNRSVFIITQGFDGIGFYLYLLNYFSPPLSPEKVKEKRLLLKAAGSLIGKLHQAGIVHGDLRQNNLLVKKENNNFRFSLIDNERNRKWRYIPHSQIAKNLTQFSIASHNLLSRTDLMRLFTAYKSNYPKFSINNEKKLLQTVYARKTLRILRSNIKFYIAPNCKSFKNKMFYGKYLKDSPVAKQFMQDADPDKWFKTSSITLKQDKNITINLLSEPDGDVVAKRFVSNGFLFYVKTWMKKERALNLWNMTHFFKELGIPVALPLGYIVEKKDLLNRTTYFYSQYIAEAKSLMDLSQNMKYFSNWIENNNTIPRFALVLSKLHSNGFCHGDTKWVNILVNENSGKFWLIDLDGASFAKSKLARSMLKDLGRFIVDMIEIGLSDKLIDNFLMVYCNARVLSKELVQKKVNPHISKILKRHKKNRKDKSV comes from the coding sequence ATGAAAGCCAAAAACTTTTTCATTCACGGAGAATATGCGAACCATTATCAGGATGAGGCGATGATACTGGCTAACAGGAGCTTACCTGCCGGATGGCAATGGGTTACAAGCTCTAAAAACTCTGTGGTTGCTGAAAAAACAGGTGATGAGAAAGTTTTTTACAAAGAGTTTCTGCAAAGAAATAATTTTGAAGAAATCAAAGCATTTTTAAATGGAAGCCGAAGCAAACGTGCCCGTAAACAGTCGGATATTCTGGTTTCTGCCGGCTTGCCCACCCCGAAAATCCTTTGCTGGGGAAAAAATAATAGAAGTGTTTTTATCATTACCCAAGGTTTTGATGGTATAGGTTTTTATCTGTATCTATTAAATTATTTCTCTCCACCTCTTTCTCCTGAAAAGGTTAAGGAAAAACGTTTATTGCTCAAGGCCGCTGGATCACTGATAGGAAAACTTCATCAGGCTGGAATAGTTCATGGCGATTTAAGGCAGAATAATCTGTTGGTCAAAAAAGAAAATAATAATTTTAGATTCAGCCTTATTGACAATGAAAGAAACCGCAAATGGCGATATATTCCGCACTCTCAGATTGCAAAAAATCTTACACAGTTTTCAATTGCCTCACATAATCTTTTAAGCAGAACAGATTTAATGCGGCTTTTCACTGCCTATAAATCAAATTATCCGAAATTTTCTATTAATAACGAGAAGAAATTACTGCAAACAGTTTATGCAAGAAAAACCCTTCGTATATTAAGGAGTAATATCAAATTTTATATTGCACCTAACTGCAAATCATTTAAAAATAAAATGTTTTATGGCAAATATTTGAAAGACAGCCCGGTTGCAAAACAGTTTATGCAGGATGCCGACCCGGATAAGTGGTTTAAGACAAGCAGTATAACGCTAAAACAAGATAAAAATATTACAATTAATTTGCTTTCGGAACCGGATGGAGATGTTGTTGCCAAGCGTTTTGTATCAAACGGGTTTTTATTTTATGTAAAAACGTGGATGAAAAAAGAACGGGCATTAAATTTGTGGAATATGACCCACTTTTTTAAAGAGCTTGGTATTCCGGTTGCTTTGCCGCTTGGTTATATAGTTGAAAAAAAAGATTTGTTGAATAGAACAACTTATTTTTACAGCCAATATATTGCAGAAGCAAAAAGTCTTATGGATCTTTCACAAAATATGAAATACTTTTCGAACTGGATAGAAAATAACAATACTATACCCCGTTTCGCGCTAGTATTGTCTAAGCTTCATAGCAATGGATTTTGTCATGGCGACACAAAATGGGTGAACATTCTTGTAAATGAGAACAGCGGAAAATTTTGGCTTATCGACCTGGACGGAGCCTCTTTCGCCAAATCAAAATTAGCCAGATCCATGCTAAAGGACCTTGGAAGGTTTATTGTTGATATGATAGAAATCGGGCTTTCAGATAAGCTTATAGATAATTTTTTGATGGTATACTGTAATGCAAGGGTTTTAAGCAAAGAGCTGGTTCAAAAAAAGGTTAACCCGCATATTTCAAAAATTCTTAAACGGCACAAAAAAAATCGAAAGGATAAATCTGTTTAG
- a CDS encoding GNAT family N-acetyltransferase translates to MYKYTFLVDPSSDQIRQITVIYRLTDWWDDDIPDNPSHVRQVIAGSHCFVIASKEDEIIGMGRAISDKASDAYIQDLTVVDSYRKKGVGAEILKKLVDRLKDDGIKWIALIAERNSHNFYTNFGFNKMPDSQPMLMILT, encoded by the coding sequence ATGTATAAATATACTTTCCTGGTTGATCCGTCTTCAGATCAGATACGACAAATAACAGTCATATACCGCCTGACAGATTGGTGGGATGATGATATCCCGGATAATCCGTCGCATGTACGGCAGGTTATAGCAGGCAGTCATTGCTTTGTTATTGCAAGCAAAGAAGATGAAATCATTGGTATGGGAAGAGCTATAAGCGATAAGGCAAGCGATGCATATATACAGGATCTTACTGTTGTCGATTCTTACAGGAAGAAAGGTGTGGGCGCTGAGATTTTAAAAAAATTGGTTGACCGTTTAAAAGATGACGGTATTAAATGGATAGCACTTATTGCTGAAAGGAATTCACACAATTTTTATACTAACTTTGGATTTAATAAAATGCCTGATTCACAACCTATGTTGATGATATTGACATGA
- a CDS encoding DUF2156 domain-containing protein has protein sequence MNMKEITYTDYASLNKYFINQRYTLCVYTLPSLIAWSNEYYRPYGIIENDALIIGAEFTEEKEHRHLILPISPSKEYSPKELYKVANESGFDNYWFVPGNYIDTYGKKEVEAYFKISLQKEYSDYVYLKSDLSELKGNRYSQKRNLIHQFEREYVANNRIETGEIKSEVSAECIDFLEKWCIERDCDADPNEDLACEKNAIINTLNHIDILDLKGIYLKVDGEISAFGIATYLTNEMGVLHFEKAFTNIKGLYQYFDNLCAKTLFDGYKFINKESDMNIPGLAKVKKSYHPAMIVKSYKLVLR, from the coding sequence ATGAATATGAAAGAAATTACATATACGGACTATGCGTCATTAAATAAATATTTTATCAATCAAAGGTACACGCTTTGCGTTTATACTCTTCCTTCGCTTATAGCATGGAGTAATGAATATTACAGGCCGTACGGAATTATCGAAAATGACGCTTTGATAATAGGAGCTGAATTTACGGAAGAGAAAGAACACCGCCACCTTATACTTCCCATATCACCTTCAAAGGAATATTCTCCAAAAGAACTCTACAAGGTAGCCAATGAAAGCGGTTTTGATAATTACTGGTTTGTGCCCGGCAACTACATTGATACATATGGTAAAAAAGAAGTTGAGGCTTATTTTAAAATAAGTTTGCAAAAAGAATATTCTGATTACGTATATCTTAAATCCGATCTTTCGGAGCTTAAAGGCAATCGTTATTCTCAGAAAAGAAACCTCATCCATCAGTTTGAAAGAGAATATGTCGCAAACAACCGCATTGAAACAGGAGAAATAAAATCAGAGGTATCTGCCGAATGCATTGATTTTCTGGAAAAATGGTGCATAGAAAGAGACTGCGATGCTGATCCCAATGAAGATCTGGCCTGTGAAAAGAATGCTATAATAAATACTCTTAACCACATTGATATTCTTGATCTAAAAGGCATATATCTTAAAGTTGACGGGGAAATAAGCGCTTTTGGGATTGCTACATATCTGACAAATGAGATGGGCGTGCTTCACTTTGAAAAGGCTTTCACAAACATAAAAGGGCTTTATCAGTATTTTGATAATCTGTGCGCAAAAACTCTTTTTGACGGTTATAAGTTTATTAACAAAGAAAGTGATATGAACATTCCCGGCCTTGCAAAAGTAAAAAAATCATACCATCCAGCCATGATAGTCAAATCTTACAAGCTTGTTTTGCGATAA